The Methanofollis sp. region TTCACCAAGATCTCAGGAGATGAATACTGTAGATCAACATATCCCGCTCCTTCGATATAATCACCCGTTATTTTCCCAAGATTCACCGCGTCAGTATGGACACGGATCCTCATGAGAGGGAGAGATGGATCTGGACCGGTACCAGATAGCCGGATTCTGAGGCCCTCTGGTACGCGCTCGGTGTGAAGGACGAAATATGAGCGAGCAGTGAACCAGCGCACCGCCTCTTTTACCGGCGCCACCCACGCCCCATCTGCGACCGCCCTCTCCACCAGCGCCTGATAAAAACCACCCCAATTCTTCGGCGCCGCCATGCTCACCTGGTGCCAAAGAAGAGTGACGACACCCCCGTACTGCTTCGCATATGCCAGCACCTCCTCGCACCGGCGCATCCCGGCCTCCTCAGAGAGACGGAGGCATGCACCGCGGCCCCCATCATCAGACGAGTTCCAGGTCTTTCCGCCGAAGAGACCTCCGTCCTGGATGATCAGGGGTACCTCCAGCAAGCGCCCGCACCCGCGCGGCCTGTAGGGCTGCATCGTCCCGGCCCTGAAGCCCACGTCGTCGTTGTACCCGAAGGTCGAGTCATAGGCATACCCCGCCTCATCGAGTATCTTCCAGGAGTCCGCATCGAAGAGCAGCCAGTGGACGCGCGTCCCCCCCTCCACACCGGTGAGATCGGTCACACGTCGCAACTCCTCCCGCGCCGCACCGTCGTCCCGCCAGTTATCGAGGCCGTGCACCCCGACCTCCCAGCCGCCGTCGGTGAGCCTCTGGATCAGATCAGGGTCGAGGTCGTAGTATCCCGCGCGGATCGCGGGCGCGCCCTCCCCCGCCTTCCCCTTGAAGGGGAGGAAGAACCAGGTCGAGCGCACGCCGAGGTTTTCCTCCAGCCGCATCCACTCCTCGAAGCAGTGCCAGGGATCCTTCCCGACCCCGCACTTCGCACCGAGGATCTGAAGAGCATCCCTCACCATACCCTTCCGCAGGCACTGATACACCGCATACCCGACCGAGACCCAGCGCCTCTCCCGCACCGAGGTGATGTCCACGTCATGGGTGAGGGCGACGATGTACGAGTAGCCCCAGGGCACAGGCGGGATCTCCACGAGGAGAGTGTGCTCCTTCAGGACCTGGCGCAGTTCGTCAATGAGGACCTCGACCACAGGTTCGTGGCAGTGGGGGAGGCCCTCGTTCAAGGTCCGCGCGATCTCGGCAAAATAGTCCTTCTCAGAGAGGTCGACGAGATAGGCGCCGGCCGTGTCGACCTCCCCCTTGCGGGCGATGACCACGTCATAGGTGTGCGACGGGTCGTACCACTCCCACGGGATCTTGAAGAGTTGGAAGGTCTCCTCGACGGCATAGGCATTATCATAGTAAACACCGATTGTCATAGGACCTAAATTTAAACCTCCATCATTTATCACAAACAAGATAAACCGAATAATCCGTACCCTCTATCGTTCCTATGTACTGATAATTATCACTAATGTATTGGAAAACCATAGTAAAAGAATCAGGCAACTGATATCTTCCAGATACCCCATATTTTGACTTTAAATCCTGCTTTACCCCTCTCTGCCACTTCATTCTTTCACTTTCATTAACAGGAGGAACGATAGCATCACAAGAATGCATATCAATAATGAGTTTAGGTCTATTCTTTATGAGATCTTGTAAAAATTCTTGAGTACGGTCACCGCTAGAGTAACCTTTCGTATAAAGAGGCCATTGGTATACATATTTTGAGGGGGATTGCCGATTTGATAGTACATTGATCTCTGTTTCAGCACCCCAGATGAGTACATAATCGGAATTATTAGAATTACTGGTAACGTATTTGATGACATTTATCCTGCTATCATCCCTTGAATTCTCGGTCATAACAGAGTACAAGGAGATCAAAGGAGAATATAATAATACCAAGACGAGAAGAACGATAATTAAAGATTTAGTAGAATATTTTACACTCCATAATTTGGGTTTCTGCGTTTCAACAAAATTATAGATCATATACCCAAAAAGAATAATACAAGGAGCCAGCAAAGCAAATCCATAATGTGCAAAGGGTCTTCCAGATATCGCAACGAGTACGCACTCGATAGGAAAACTAAATATAGCGACAGAAAGTAGGGCATTATGCCAGAAATCACGATGATATAAAGCATAAGAAATCAAAAGGATCCATACTGCAACAGCAAAGAGCCAGAGATGACCAAGGCTACGGAAAATTGCGATGCTATAAAATAATTTTGTTAAAAGAGGAGTGGACGAATAATACAGATTGTAGAATAAAACGGCATCAATACACGGGCCCAATGCATGACACTCATAAAAATAAAATCCAAACACTGCGAGAGGTACACAGAAAAACAGTGGGAATACGATCATCTCTTTTTTAATGGATTTACCATACAAAAATCCGCACAAAATGGTCAATCCAACAATTGCAATCGAAATCCCAATTAAATTTGGTTTTAATGTGAATAACAACCCCGATATCAAACCAAGTGATGAGAATTTCAATAGCGGGTCATATTCCGAGGTAAAGAGATATATCGCGAAAAAAATGAGTGGAAGAGAATATTCCTCAGTATAATTTCCCGGACCAAGATTAAAAAATGAGATAATAAAAATAATTGTTGAGAATAACCCGCTAAGGGATCCAAAGTATTTTTTTAATATCACATAGCAGAAAAATGAGGACACAACTACAGATAATAATTCAATAAACCACACTCCCCATAAAGAATTATTGAACATTAATGCTATTGCATCAAGGAAAAATATCAGAGGAGGTTTGTGATCCCAAATATCAAGATATGGCACTTTTCCATTTAATATGCCTTGCGCAACATAGATAAATACACCCGAATCTCTATTGGGAAGAGGGTTGAAAAGCGGAGACATACGTAATGAGAAAAATAAAATAAATAAGAATAATATCAAGTATGTAACATAGGTCCTTTCTACAATAGCAGAGATTTTAGAGCCCAAAATATTTAATTTCGTTTTTAAATCAAATGAAAACATAAAATAATGTCTTAATCAAAATATCATATACTTTGCGTATTTAAACGAGACTATATGTCAAATTAGAGGGCTTTGTAGAAACCCTCCTGTTCTGGGTG contains the following coding sequences:
- a CDS encoding polysaccharide deacetylase family protein: MTIGVYYDNAYAVEETFQLFKIPWEWYDPSHTYDVVIARKGEVDTAGAYLVDLSEKDYFAEIARTLNEGLPHCHEPVVEVLIDELRQVLKEHTLLVEIPPVPWGYSYIVALTHDVDITSVRERRWVSVGYAVYQCLRKGMVRDALQILGAKCGVGKDPWHCFEEWMRLEENLGVRSTWFFLPFKGKAGEGAPAIRAGYYDLDPDLIQRLTDGGWEVGVHGLDNWRDDGAAREELRRVTDLTGVEGGTRVHWLLFDADSWKILDEAGYAYDSTFGYNDDVGFRAGTMQPYRPRGCGRLLEVPLIIQDGGLFGGKTWNSSDDGGRGACLRLSEEAGMRRCEEVLAYAKQYGGVVTLLWHQVSMAAPKNWGGFYQALVERAVADGAWVAPVKEAVRWFTARSYFVLHTERVPEGLRIRLSGTGPDPSLPLMRIRVHTDAVNLGKITGDYIEGAGYVDLQYSSPEILVKVHEGTAD
- a CDS encoding glycosyltransferase family 39 protein, encoding MFSFDLKTKLNILGSKISAIVERTYVTYLILFLFILFFSLRMSPLFNPLPNRDSGVFIYVAQGILNGKVPYLDIWDHKPPLIFFLDAIALMFNNSLWGVWFIELLSVVVSSFFCYVILKKYFGSLSGLFSTIIFIISFFNLGPGNYTEEYSLPLIFFAIYLFTSEYDPLLKFSSLGLISGLLFTLKPNLIGISIAIVGLTILCGFLYGKSIKKEMIVFPLFFCVPLAVFGFYFYECHALGPCIDAVLFYNLYYSSTPLLTKLFYSIAIFRSLGHLWLFAVAVWILLISYALYHRDFWHNALLSVAIFSFPIECVLVAISGRPFAHYGFALLAPCIILFGYMIYNFVETQKPKLWSVKYSTKSLIIVLLVLVLLYSPLISLYSVMTENSRDDSRINVIKYVTSNSNNSDYVLIWGAETEINVLSNRQSPSKYVYQWPLYTKGYSSGDRTQEFLQDLIKNRPKLIIDMHSCDAIVPPVNESERMKWQRGVKQDLKSKYGVSGRYQLPDSFTMVFQYISDNYQYIGTIEGTDYSVYLVCDK